Proteins encoded by one window of Blautia luti:
- a CDS encoding phosphoribosylformylglycinamidine synthase, with product MSNVRRVYVEKKPAFAVQAKELKHEISSYLGIKSVTAVRVLIRYDVENISDEVFDKACKTVFAEPPVDDLYLENFEAAAGSRIFSVEFLPGQFDQRADSAVQCVQFLDENAQPIIRSATTYVIEGTITDEEFDAIKHHCINPVDSRETGLQKPETLVTVFPEPEDVKIFDGFKEMPEAELKELYASLNLAMTFKDFQHIQHYFKEEEKRDPSMTEIRVLDTYWSDHCRHTTFSTELTDVKFDEGDYKAPIVDTYNKYLADREELYKGRKDKFVCLMDLALMAMKKLKAEGKLADQEESDEINACSIVVPVDVDGKEEEWLINFKNETHNHPTEIEPFGGAATCLGGAIRDPLSGRTYVYQAMRVTGAADPTVSVKETLKGKLPQKKLVRSAAHGYSSYGNQIGLATGYVKEVYHPNYVAKRMEIGAVMGAAPRRAVIRENSDPGDIIILLGGRTGRDGIGGATGSSKVHTEASIEVCGAEVQKGNAPTERKIQRMFRREEVSHIIKKCNDFGAGGVSVAIGELAAGLRVDLDKVPKKYAGLDGTEIAISESQERMAVVVDPKDVDTFLGYANEENLEAIPVAVVTEDPRLVLVWRGKEIVNISRAFLDTNGAHQETTVEVEIPNKEGNLFEERPDVADVKAKWMETLADLNVCSQKGLVEMFDGSIGAGSVFMPYGGKYQLTETQSMVAKVPVQNGKTDTVTMMSYGFDPYLSSWSPYHGAAYAVTESVARIVATGGDYKKIRFTFQEYFRRMTEDPKRWSQPFAALLGAYAAQMGFGLPSIGGKDSMSGTFNDIDVPPTLVSFAVDVAKIQDVITPELKKAGNKLVWLRAPKDQYDLPDYAGIMDQYEKLHKDMQDGKVVSAYALDRHGIAAAVAKMAFGNGMGVKIEHNLDPRDFFAPGFGDIILEVPDGKVGELSITYTVIGEVTADGNFSYGNTVITVGEAENAWKGTLEKVFKTVSSENDKEAADRDEKLYRADSIYVCKNKVAKPRVFIPVFPGTNCEYDSTRAFERAGAEVDVKVFKNLTAEDIHDSVELFEKAIDQAQIIMFPGGFSAGDEPDGSAKFFATAFQNAKIKEAVMKLINERDGLALGICNGFQALIKLGLVPYGEICGQKADSPTLTFNTIGRHISKMVYTKVVSNKSPWLQKAQLGGVYCNPASHGEGRFVANEEWLQKLFANGQVATQYVTPDGQLSVDEEWNVNGSYMNIEGITSPDGRILGKMAHSERRGDGVAINIYGEQDIKIFESGVEYFK from the coding sequence ATGAGTAACGTAAGACGTGTCTATGTAGAAAAGAAACCGGCCTTCGCTGTACAGGCAAAGGAATTAAAACATGAGATCAGCAGCTATCTGGGAATCAAATCCGTAACAGCAGTCCGTGTGCTGATCCGCTATGATGTAGAGAATATTTCTGATGAAGTTTTTGATAAAGCATGCAAAACTGTTTTTGCAGAGCCACCTGTAGACGATTTATATCTGGAAAATTTTGAGGCAGCAGCAGGCTCCCGCATTTTCTCAGTAGAATTTTTACCGGGACAGTTCGACCAGAGAGCTGATTCCGCTGTTCAGTGTGTACAGTTCCTAGATGAGAACGCACAGCCTATCATTCGTTCCGCAACTACTTATGTGATTGAAGGAACTATCACAGATGAAGAATTTGATGCCATCAAGCATCACTGCATCAATCCTGTAGATTCCCGTGAGACAGGTCTGCAGAAACCGGAAACACTGGTAACTGTATTCCCGGAACCGGAAGATGTTAAGATTTTCGATGGATTCAAGGAGATGCCGGAAGCAGAATTAAAGGAACTTTATGCTTCCTTAAATCTTGCAATGACATTCAAGGATTTCCAGCATATCCAGCATTATTTCAAGGAAGAAGAGAAACGTGACCCGTCTATGACAGAGATTCGTGTACTGGATACCTACTGGTCTGATCACTGCCGTCATACAACCTTCTCCACAGAGCTGACAGATGTAAAATTTGACGAAGGTGATTACAAGGCACCGATCGTAGATACCTACAACAAATATCTTGCTGACAGAGAAGAGCTTTACAAGGGTCGCAAGGACAAATTTGTCTGCCTGATGGACCTGGCTCTGATGGCTATGAAGAAACTGAAAGCAGAAGGAAAGCTTGCTGATCAGGAAGAATCTGATGAGATCAATGCCTGCAGTATTGTAGTTCCTGTAGATGTTGACGGTAAAGAAGAGGAATGGCTGATCAACTTCAAGAATGAGACACATAACCATCCTACTGAGATCGAGCCATTCGGTGGTGCAGCTACCTGCCTTGGCGGTGCGATCCGCGACCCGCTTTCAGGACGTACCTATGTATATCAGGCAATGCGTGTAACTGGTGCGGCAGATCCTACTGTTTCTGTAAAAGAAACTCTCAAGGGTAAACTTCCGCAGAAGAAACTGGTAAGAAGCGCAGCTCATGGTTACAGTTCCTATGGAAACCAGATTGGTCTTGCAACAGGTTATGTAAAAGAAGTTTATCATCCAAATTATGTGGCAAAACGTATGGAGATCGGTGCTGTTATGGGTGCTGCTCCCAGACGTGCGGTTATCCGTGAGAATTCTGATCCGGGAGATATCATTATCTTACTTGGAGGACGTACAGGACGTGACGGTATCGGTGGTGCTACCGGTTCTTCCAAGGTTCATACAGAAGCTTCTATCGAAGTGTGCGGCGCTGAGGTTCAGAAAGGTAATGCTCCTACTGAGCGTAAGATCCAGCGTATGTTCCGCCGTGAAGAAGTCAGCCATATCATCAAGAAATGTAATGACTTTGGTGCAGGCGGTGTTTCCGTTGCTATCGGTGAGTTGGCAGCAGGTCTTAGAGTAGACCTTGACAAGGTTCCGAAGAAATATGCAGGTCTTGACGGAACTGAGATCGCAATTTCCGAATCTCAGGAACGTATGGCTGTCGTAGTTGATCCGAAAGATGTAGATACTTTCCTTGGCTATGCAAATGAAGAGAACCTGGAGGCAATTCCTGTTGCTGTTGTAACAGAGGATCCTCGTCTGGTACTTGTATGGCGAGGTAAGGAGATCGTAAATATTTCCCGTGCATTCCTGGATACCAACGGTGCACATCAGGAAACAACTGTAGAAGTAGAAATCCCGAATAAAGAAGGTAATCTCTTTGAAGAACGCCCGGACGTTGCAGATGTAAAAGCAAAATGGATGGAAACTCTTGCAGACTTAAATGTATGCTCCCAGAAAGGACTTGTGGAAATGTTCGACGGTTCTATCGGAGCAGGCAGCGTATTTATGCCATATGGCGGTAAATATCAGCTTACAGAAACTCAGTCCATGGTTGCAAAAGTTCCGGTACAGAATGGCAAGACAGATACCGTAACCATGATGAGCTATGGTTTTGACCCGTACTTATCTTCCTGGAGCCCATATCACGGAGCTGCTTATGCAGTAACAGAATCCGTTGCAAGAATTGTGGCTACAGGCGGTGACTATAAGAAAATTCGTTTCACATTCCAGGAATACTTCCGTCGTATGACAGAAGATCCTAAGAGATGGAGCCAGCCTTTCGCAGCACTTCTCGGTGCTTATGCAGCACAGATGGGATTTGGACTTCCATCTATCGGTGGTAAGGACAGTATGTCCGGTACATTCAATGATATTGACGTACCTCCGACACTGGTATCTTTCGCTGTTGACGTTGCGAAGATCCAGGATGTGATCACACCGGAATTAAAGAAAGCAGGAAACAAACTGGTATGGCTTCGCGCGCCGAAGGATCAGTATGATCTGCCGGATTATGCAGGAATCATGGATCAGTATGAAAAACTTCATAAAGATATGCAGGACGGCAAGGTTGTTTCTGCTTATGCACTTGACCGCCATGGTATTGCAGCTGCAGTTGCAAAGATGGCATTTGGTAATGGCATGGGCGTGAAGATCGAACATAACCTTGATCCGAGAGATTTCTTTGCACCTGGATTTGGTGATATTATCCTGGAAGTTCCGGATGGTAAAGTTGGTGAGCTTTCCATCACTTATACAGTGATCGGTGAAGTAACTGCTGACGGTAACTTCTCCTATGGAAATACAGTGATCACTGTAGGCGAAGCTGAAAACGCATGGAAAGGTACTCTGGAAAAAGTATTTAAGACAGTTTCTTCTGAGAATGACAAAGAGGCAGCTGACAGAGATGAGAAACTTTATCGTGCAGACAGCATTTATGTATGCAAGAACAAAGTTGCGAAACCTCGCGTATTTATTCCTGTATTCCCTGGAACAAACTGCGAGTATGACAGCACACGTGCATTCGAGCGTGCAGGTGCAGAGGTGGATGTAAAAGTATTCAAAAACCTGACTGCTGAAGATATCCATGACTCTGTAGAGCTTTTTGAGAAAGCAATCGATCAGGCACAGATCATCATGTTCCCGGGCGGATTCTCCGCAGGTGACGAACCGGATGGTTCCGCGAAATTCTTTGCAACTGCATTCCAGAATGCGAAGATCAAAGAAGCTGTTATGAAGCTGATTAATGAAAGAGACGGTCTGGCACTTGGTATCTGTAACGGATTCCAGGCTCTGATCAAGCTTGGTCTTGTACCTTACGGTGAGATCTGTGGACAGAAGGCAGATTCTCCTACACTGACATTTAATACCATCGGACGTCATATCTCCAAGATGGTTTATACTAAGGTTGTTAGTAATAAATCTCCTTGGCTGCAGAAGGCACAGCTTGGTGGTGTTTACTGTAACCCGGCTTCACATGGTGAGGGACGTTTCGTTGCTAATGAAGAATGGCTGCAGAAACTGTTTGCAAACGGACAGGTTGCAACTCAGTATGTAACTCCGGATGGACAGCTCAGTGTTGATGAAGAATGGAATGTCAATGGTTCTTATATGAACATTGAAGGTATTACCAGCCCGGATGGACGTATCCTTGGTAAGATGGCACATAGTGAACGTCGCGGGGATGGTGTTGCTATTAATATCTATGGGGAGCAGGATATTAAGATCTTTGAGTCTGGAGTGGAATATTTTAAATAA
- a CDS encoding LysR family transcriptional regulator, whose product MDINLELYKVFYYVATTLSFSEASRQLFISQSAVSQSIKTLEKKLNHPLFIRSTKKVLLTPEGELLLQHVKPALQLLDEGESLLSGDNLLKGQLRIAASDTICRYFLIDYLQKFHQTYPDVRIKVTNSTSIGCAELLEKGQADLIVCNCPNSRLGSHFQTRVLKEFHDVFVANTDYFPVHTVQTELQELLNYPILMLSPKSTTSEYLREAFTAHNLKLLPEVELNSNDLLLDLARIGLGIACVPDYMLKENDQLTPLMLKEPLPGRQLILAQHDSLTVSQAAERFIEMFTSI is encoded by the coding sequence ATGGATATTAATCTGGAATTATACAAAGTATTCTACTATGTTGCCACCACCCTCAGCTTCTCTGAAGCTTCCCGGCAGCTTTTTATCTCCCAGTCAGCAGTCAGCCAGTCTATCAAGACTCTGGAAAAAAAGCTGAATCATCCTCTTTTTATCCGAAGTACCAAGAAAGTATTATTAACTCCTGAAGGAGAACTTCTGCTCCAGCATGTAAAACCTGCGCTCCAGCTTCTGGATGAGGGAGAATCTCTCCTGTCCGGAGACAATCTGCTGAAAGGTCAGCTGCGTATCGCTGCCAGCGATACGATCTGCCGGTATTTTCTCATTGATTATCTGCAGAAATTCCATCAGACCTATCCTGATGTCCGCATTAAAGTCACAAACAGTACCTCCATCGGCTGTGCAGAGCTTCTGGAAAAGGGTCAGGCAGATCTTATTGTATGCAACTGTCCCAATTCCAGGCTTGGCAGTCATTTTCAGACACGTGTGCTAAAAGAATTCCACGATGTATTCGTTGCCAATACGGATTACTTTCCTGTACACACTGTTCAGACCGAACTGCAGGAGCTTCTGAACTATCCGATCCTGATGCTTTCCCCCAAAAGTACCACCAGCGAATATTTGCGGGAAGCATTTACAGCCCATAATCTCAAGCTTCTTCCTGAAGTAGAGTTAAACAGTAATGACCTGCTTCTGGACCTGGCACGGATCGGACTGGGAATTGCCTGTGTTCCTGATTATATGTTAAAAGAAAATGATCAGCTGACACCGCTCATGTTAAAAGAGCCTCTTCCCGGACGTCAGCTTATACTTGCCCAGCATGACAGTCTTACTGTCTCTCAGGCTGCTGAACGCTTTATTGAAATGTTTACTTCCATATAA
- a CDS encoding Mrp/NBP35 family ATP-binding protein, with the protein MAKECSNTSCDKSSCEGCSSKKPQSLLAEMNAHSNVKHVIGVVSGKGGVGKSFVTGSLANMMAAQGYKVGIMDADITGPSIPKMYGLKGAAQANDDGIFPMVTANGIKVMSINLLLPTEDTPVIWRGPVLANMVKQFWTDVIWGDVDYLFVDMPPGTGDVPLTAFQSLPIEGIVIVTSPQDLVKMIVKKAFNMAEMMKIPVLGIVENYSYVKCPDCGKEIKVFGESHIDEIAAELKVPVLGKMPIDMDYATKADGGFFAAIDNQYITDALAVMPK; encoded by the coding sequence ATGGCAAAAGAATGTAGCAACACTTCATGTGACAAGTCAAGCTGTGAAGGCTGTTCCAGTAAGAAACCACAGAGCCTTCTTGCAGAGATGAATGCTCACTCAAATGTAAAACATGTGATCGGAGTAGTCAGCGGTAAGGGTGGAGTAGGTAAATCCTTTGTGACAGGTTCTCTCGCCAATATGATGGCTGCCCAGGGATATAAAGTTGGTATCATGGATGCAGATATCACCGGTCCTTCCATCCCGAAAATGTACGGGCTGAAGGGTGCAGCACAGGCCAATGACGACGGAATCTTCCCGATGGTGACAGCCAATGGGATCAAGGTAATGTCTATTAACCTTCTGCTTCCTACAGAAGATACTCCTGTTATCTGGAGAGGTCCGGTACTGGCAAATATGGTAAAACAGTTCTGGACAGATGTTATCTGGGGCGACGTAGACTATCTGTTTGTGGATATGCCTCCTGGAACAGGTGATGTTCCGCTTACAGCATTCCAGTCTCTGCCGATCGAAGGAATCGTGATCGTAACATCACCTCAGGATCTGGTTAAGATGATCGTTAAGAAAGCCTTTAATATGGCTGAGATGATGAAGATACCGGTACTTGGAATCGTAGAGAACTACAGCTATGTGAAATGTCCGGACTGCGGAAAAGAGATCAAAGTCTTTGGTGAGAGCCATATTGATGAAATCGCAGCAGAGCTGAAGGTTCCTGTACTTGGAAAAATGCCGATTGATATGGATTATGCAACCAAGGCAGACGGCGGATTCTTTGCAGCAATCGATAATCAGTATATTACTGATGCACTGGCTGTAATGCCGAAATAA
- a CDS encoding metal-sensing transcriptional repressor codes for MDEEQKTHVHVLEDGTVVEHSHEEHVHHHSHAHTKAVLNRMSRAIGHMESIKRMIEDGRDCSEVLIQLSAVKSAINNTGKIILQDHIEHCIVDAVEHGDKDAIKELEIAIDRFMK; via the coding sequence ATGGACGAAGAACAAAAAACACATGTACATGTGCTGGAGGATGGTACTGTAGTTGAGCATTCTCATGAGGAACATGTACATCATCACAGTCATGCGCATACGAAGGCTGTACTGAACAGGATGTCAAGAGCCATTGGACATATGGAATCCATCAAGCGTATGATCGAGGACGGCAGGGACTGCAGCGAAGTTCTGATACAGCTGTCAGCAGTGAAATCTGCCATCAATAATACAGGTAAGATCATACTGCAGGATCATATCGAACACTGTATTGTAGATGCAGTGGAGCATGGTGATAAAGATGCGATCAAAGAGCTGGAGATCGCAATCGACAGATTTATGAAATAA
- a CDS encoding xanthine phosphoribosyltransferase — MKLLKDRILKDGVVKPGNILKVDSFLNHQMDITLINEIGKEFKRRFSDCPITKILTIEASGIGIACIAAQYFDVPVIFAKKAQSVNLDGEMYTTKVESFTHKKVYDVILSKKFLGPEDHVLLIDDFLANGCALLGLIDIVKKSGATLEGAGIVIEKGFQHGGQQIRDMGIRLESLAIVDSMSDDSLTFRD, encoded by the coding sequence ATGAAGCTTTTAAAAGACCGAATTCTTAAGGATGGAGTTGTAAAACCGGGAAATATTTTAAAAGTAGACAGTTTCTTAAATCATCAGATGGATATTACTCTCATCAATGAAATCGGTAAAGAATTCAAACGCCGTTTTTCTGACTGTCCCATTACTAAAATCCTTACTATCGAAGCTTCCGGTATCGGTATTGCCTGTATTGCTGCCCAGTACTTCGATGTACCTGTCATTTTCGCCAAAAAGGCTCAGAGCGTAAATCTGGACGGCGAAATGTATACTACAAAGGTAGAATCTTTTACACACAAGAAAGTATATGATGTGATCCTTTCCAAGAAATTCCTCGGACCGGAGGACCACGTTCTTCTCATCGATGATTTCCTTGCAAACGGATGTGCTCTTCTGGGACTGATCGATATCGTAAAGAAGTCCGGAGCAACCCTGGAAGGTGCCGGTATCGTTATTGAAAAAGGCTTCCAGCACGGCGGTCAGCAGATCCGTGATATGGGTATCCGTCTGGAATCTCTTGCCATCGTAGATTCCATGTCTGATGATTCCCTTACATTCAGAGACTGA